The following proteins are co-located in the Silene latifolia isolate original U9 population chromosome 1, ASM4854445v1, whole genome shotgun sequence genome:
- the LOC141641925 gene encoding uncharacterized protein LOC141641925, with amino-acid sequence MTNSEIIDTTKPPSVSYVHVENTGHSITPVVFNGNNYDEWSRSFQLALMAKGKLGYIDGTIVKPSATAATFDTWQSTNALVTMWIFNTIDSTIRSQISLRPEAKQVWSDIKTRFCQINEARIYQLQADLLACRQGPTESLVTYYGRMTAIWNAISELDALPSCSCNPCACDWLSIIITRREKKKVRDFLMGLDDRFANTRSQIIGITPLPSLDLIYNRLLQDEGVRNISSAIPESVPTAMAFAARLNNGSRQSGEGRSDSRINRRNPSAPSKYYCIACKMSGHSLKFCYQVTGNFPDCAVFVPDTRGKTGAERTQKNFSGPPPKAHMASSTGNPGASSQQSLSQFDKIDLNSLTPSQLEELGTLL; translated from the exons ATGACTAATTCTGAAATTATTGATACTACAAAACCTCCGTCTGTTTCGTATGTTCACGTTGAGAATACGGGTCATAGCATAACTCCCGTGGTTTTCAATGGGAACAACTACGACGAATGGTCTCGCTCATTTCAACTCGCTCTTATGGCTAAGGGTAAACTCGGGTACATTGATGGTACCATCGTCAAACCCTCCGCTACTGCTGCCACATTCGACACATGGCAATCGACCAATGCCTTGGTCACCATGTGGATCTTCAATACCATTGATTCCACCATTCGTTCTCAAATCTCGCTTCGTCCCGAGGCAAAACAAGTATGGTCAGATATAAAGACTCGTTTTTGTCAAATTAACGAGGCTAGAATTTATCAATTGCAGGCTGATTTATTGGCATGCCGTCAAGGTCCAACGGAATCTCTCGTCACATACTATGGCCGAATGACAGCAATTTGGAATGCCATCTCGGAACTCGATGCTCTGCCATCCTGCTCGTGCAATCCATGCGCGTGTGATTGGCTGTCTATTATCATTACCAGGCGAGAAAAGAAAAAGGTTCGTGATTTTTTAATGGGTCTTGATGACCGTTTCGCTAATACTCGCTCGCAAATTATTGGTATTACTCCTCTTCCATCTCTAGATCTTATTTACAATCGTCTTTTGCAAGATGAGGGGGTCCGTAATATCTCATCTGCCATCCCCGAGTCTGTCCCTACGGCCATGGCCTTCGCTGCTCGACTCAACAACGGGTCACGGCAGTCGGGGGAAGGGCGTAGTGATTCTAGAATTAACCGTCGTAACCCATCTGCACCATCCAAATATTATTGTATAGCGTGTAAAATGTCGGGTCACAGTCTTAAGTTTTGCTACCAAGTCACCGGAAATTTCCCCGACTG TGCAGTTTTTGTACCGGATACTCGCGGTAAAACAGGGGCAGAACGTACCCAAAAGAACTTCTCTGGTCCGCCTCCTAAAGCACACATGGCGTCCTCGACTGGCAACCCAGGTGCGTCGTCTCAGCAGTCTCTATCTCAGTTTGACAAAATTGATCTTAACTCGTTAACACCAAGTCAGTTAGAGGAATTGGGTACTCTGCTCTAG